The Leucothrix mucor DSM 2157 DNA window CACTATAAAGATAAGAATGAATTGCTTTGTGCGATCGCCGAAGAAGGTTTTCGATTGCAGCGTGAACGAGTAGGCCAATTTAATCCCGACAGCTCATCAGACAACGCGGCAGAACAGTTTGAGTTATTGATGCAGCACTATATTGAGTTTGCGATTGAGCACCCTGCGCATTATGAGCTGATGTATGGCGGTAATATCTGGAAGCATAAGCAAGCCACGCCAAGCTTAGAAAAAGCAGCGAAGGAGACGTTTAAACAGTGGCTGATCCGTATTGAAGCTTTGCAAGCCGCAGACTTGTTGACCCGCCAAGAAAGCGCTTTACGTGTTGCGCAAGTCACTTGGGCGACCATGCACGGCTTATGCCGATTGGCGAATGATGGGATCTATATCGATCAACAAGATGTTGTGAAAATGGGCCGCAGCGCTGTGCATATGATGCTGCTTAGTGGCGCTCAAGACTCTTGCGATAGTCATCACCCTGACGGTACTCACCCGGCGTCATCCCCGTCCAACGTTTGAAGGACCGGAAAAAAGCCGATGGCTCATCAAAGCCCATTAAGCCTGCTACATCGTTAATCGAAAGCTGTGGTGAGTTCATATAATCA harbors:
- a CDS encoding TetR/AcrR family transcriptional regulator; translated protein: MSKQKSNYHHGDLCQSLIATASELIREHGVEALSMRKLADHVGVSRTAPYHHYKDKNELLCAIAEEGFRLQRERVGQFNPDSSSDNAAEQFELLMQHYIEFAIEHPAHYELMYGGNIWKHKQATPSLEKAAKETFKQWLIRIEALQAADLLTRQESALRVAQVTWATMHGLCRLANDGIYIDQQDVVKMGRSAVHMMLLSGAQDSCDSHHPDGTHPASSPSNV